A genome region from Pseudomonadota bacterium includes the following:
- a CDS encoding M48 family metallopeptidase, whose amino-acid sequence VDYVVLHELAHSRHMNHSAAFWRVLESVCPDARERDRVFDRDAARLVPAWARYRGG is encoded by the coding sequence GTCGACTACGTGGTCCTGCACGAACTGGCGCACAGCCGGCACATGAACCACTCGGCTGCGTTCTGGCGGGTGTTGGAGTCGGTGTGTCCTGACGCACGCGAGCGAGACCGCGTCTTCGACCGTGACGCCGCGCGGTTGGTGCCCGCCTGGGCACGCTACCGCGGCGGTTGA